The Benincasa hispida cultivar B227 chromosome 11, ASM972705v1, whole genome shotgun sequence genome has a segment encoding these proteins:
- the LOC120091943 gene encoding acylsugar acyltransferase 3-like, protein MEFQIVCEDTIKPLSSTPPELRIVPLCLFDQEALNVYLPIFFFYNIDDDDDDDNLSSDRCRVLKDSLSKALTFYYPFAGRLILSNESKHFSSNEQRGGYVDCNDMGVTFLEAKAGCPMSEIMYDNNLQREERLKLLLLDDMNKKDHGLLHPLMSIQLTQFECGGEVICVSVYHKLVDITSTTNFMRDWASIARSFRDGDPPTASPQFNAATFFRPELDTNDGSSGGQDESGTSDGPSAGQDELGTNEKVCNKRLVFESSKIAALKAMVSEKVENPTRVQLVAALIYKAAISAKFSVTGCLPEISLLLLVINLRNRVEPPLPTLIGNILTSFIASSTTKEHREMELWDLVSKMKRNLVVFCKKFPKDYKSEEWGNLYKSYAKESMEMLINVKEPPNVYVCSSWCKFPVYSVDFGWGKPIWVTIPEFPRKNVIMLLDTNDGEGIEVLLSLEKKEMEVFEQNQELFSFCEIKK, encoded by the exons atggaGTTCCAAATAGTTTGTGAAGATACCATCAAGCCCTTGTCCTCTACCCCACCGGAGCTCAGAATTGTCCCTCTCTGCTTGTTCGATCAAGAAGCCCTTAACGTTTACTTACCAATCTTCTTTTTCTACAACAtcgacgacgacgacgacgacgacaATCTCAGTTCCGACCGATGTCGAGTGCTGAAGGACAGTCTCTCGAAAGCCTTAACTTTCTACTACCCTTTTGCTGGCCGTCTCATTTTAAGCAACGAGTCAAAACATTTCTCATCGAATG AACAACGTGGTGGTTATGTCGACTGCAACGACATGGGCGTCACGTTCTTGGAGGCAAAGGCCGGATGTCCGATGTCGGAGATTATGTATGACAACAACTTACAACGGGAAGAGAGGTTGAAGTTGCTTCTTTTAGATGACATGAATAAAAAGGACCACGGATTATTGCATCCTCTAATGTCTATTCAGTTGACCCAATTTGAATGTGGAGGCGAAGTGATTTGTGTTTCTGTCTATCACAAACTTGTGGATATAACCTCCACAACCAACTTCATGAGAGACTGGGCTTCCATTGCTCGTAGCTTCCGTGATGGCGATCCGCCGACGGCGAGTCCTCAGTTCAATGCCGCCACCTTTTTCCGACCCGAACTCGACACAAACGATGGCTCATCTGGCGGACAAGATGAGTCGGGAACGAGCGATGGCCCATCTGCTGGCCAAGATGAGTTAGGAACGAATGAAAAAGTTTGTAATAAGAGATTGGTATTTGAAAGTTCGAAGATAGCGGCTCTTAAAGCCATGGTTTCTGAGAAAGTAGAGAATCCAACTCGTGTTCAGCTTGTCGCTGCGTTAATCTACAAAGCTGCCATTTCTGCTAAATTTTCAGTCACAG GTTGTCTGCCAGAAATAAGTCTACTCCTTCTTGTAATCAACTTACGCAACAGAGTGGAGCCGCCATTGCCAACATTAATAGGCAACATACTCACATCCTTCATAGCATCATCAACCACAAAGGAGCATAGGGAAATGGAGCTATGGGACTTAGTGAGTAAAATGAAGAGAAACTTAGTAGTGTTCTGTAAAAAGTTCCCAAAAGATTACAAATCTGAAGAATGGGGGAATCTTTACAAATCATATGCCAAAGAATCAATGGAGATGTTGATCAATGTAAAGGAACCTCCTAATGTGTATGTATGTTCAAGCTGGTGCAAATTTCCTGTCTACAGTGTTGATTTTGGATGGGGAAAGCCTATATGGGTTACTATACCTGAGTTTCCAAGGAAGAATGTAATTATGCTGTTGGATACCAATGATGGGGAGGGAATTGAAGTTTTGTTGAGCTTggagaagaaggaaatggaagTATTTGAGCAAAACCAAGAGCTTTTCTCGTTTTGTGAGATAAAAAAGTAG